The Tolypothrix sp. PCC 7712 region TAGTTGTGAGAGGACGTGTGTTCGGCATTTCTAAAAAGGAAGTTACTCCCCCTTTAGCGCAAGCACAACTAGCGGTGAACAAGTCTTCCTTGTGTTCCAGTCCTGGTTCACGGAAATGTACTTGCGGATCTATGACTCCTGGCAACAAAGTTAACCCAGCTGCGTCAATTTCTGTAGTGGGTGTGGGTGTAGATATTTCTGGTGCAACTTCGACAATTTGGCGATCGCGCGTCAGCACATCCCCAACCATCAATTCACCATTAGGTAGAATGATACGGGCGCGGCGAATCAGTAAACTTTTGGGAGATGACATGGAGTTAACAATATTAAGACAGAGGACTATACATAACAGAGAACTATCTTTTTAGGTTAAACTTGGTTGCACTCTTAAGAGTCAATTTTTGCTGCGGGTGAGAAAAAAGTTTATTTTTACCTATGTATCTGATTGTAAATATGGCAACATAACTACAATATCAAAGTTCTCCTGTTAAGATTCAAAAATATAGTTCCCCTTGGCGAGTTAAGTAGCTGCATCTTTTTTAACTTCAGTAATTTCATGCAAAATCAAGTGTCTGATAAAAATTCTAGTCAACAACCCGATCATTCTTGGATTGCAGAGCTAGGTAGAACAGTAGTATTAAGTATAGTTCTAGCCTTAGGTATTCGTACTTTTGTTGCCGAAGCTCGCTGGATTCCTTCTGGTTCAATGGAACCCACGCTGCATGGGACTCCAAATCAGTGGGAAGCAGACAAGATCATTGTGGATAAATTGAAGTACAAGTTTTCCGAGCCGCAGCGAGGGGACATTGTGGTCTTTTCACCCACAGATGAGTTACAAAAAGAACAATACCACGATGCTTTTATTAAACGTGTAATTGGCTTGCCTGGAGAAAAAGTAGAACTGAAAAATGGCAAAGTCTTTATTAACAATAAACCCCTGCCAGAAGCAAATTACCTGAGTTCCCAACAACGCACCGTAATTGACGTTTGTACATCTGGACAGCAGCCACCATTTTTAGCACAGCCTCAGACAATACCCCAAAACTCATACTTAGTGCTGGGCGATAACCGTAACAGTAGCTACGATAGCCGTTGCTGGGGTGTGGTTCCTCGCCAAAATATCATCGGTCGTGCTGTGTTGCGTTTTTGGCCTTTAAATCACGTCGGCGGTATCGATAAATCACCACTATATCCATAATTGCCTAGTACCCTTATTTCCAAATTTATGTAACCTTAGTGCTAGCAAATCTGTGCTCAAAGCCCGATGATTAAGTTGCTAGCAGCGCCAACCTAGTACCACGAGACAAAATTCAAAATCTCAAATCAACACAGCATCAGCTTTTTTTGATTCAGAATAAATGATTTATTTACGCCTTGTTGTACTAGGTTTATTGAGAATGTTTTCGCATATTACAGCTTATTTCAGGTAAATAAAATACCTCCTGAGGGGCACAATCAATACAGTTCTGATAAAACAAATAAATTGACGTTTACATCTTGTAGAGACGCGATTAATCGCGTCTTTCCAACCTTCATCAAATCGTATTAGGGGCACAATATATTGTGCCCCTAAAATTTATATACCTTACAAGCTGTATCTGTCGCAAACATTATTTGAATTGCTATCACAAACCCTTATTACATCCGGCTGATTCCGCAACTAACCCAACACAACGCGAAACCCAACATTGATGTATTTATTATCTCTGGCGTTACAATTGCGGACTGCTGAACGACAATTCCAGGGATTGATATTCCATGAACCACCACGCAGCAGACGAGTATGATTATCGCTCATCCACACACTGCCATCTGCTGGTGCTCCTTTATAATTTTTATGCCAGCTATCTTGGCACCATTCCCATGTATTACCATGCATATCATATAAACCAAAGGGGTTGGCGGGAAATGTGCCCACATCAGTGGTTTGCCCACGGTATTCGCCCTTTGGCCCAGCACCATAACAGTATTTACCGTTGTAATTAGCTAAATCAGTTGTAATAGTTTCACCAAAACAAAACGGTGTAGTTGTTCCTGCACGACAGGCATATTCCCATTCTGCCTCAGTTGGTAAACGATAGGGTTTTCCGGTTTCTTGAGCAAGTCGGGCACAAAACTCCATCGCCTCATCCCAAGATACTTGCTCAACAGGTCGATTAGCCCCTTTAAAATGGGAAGCTTCGGGATTTAATTGAATATTTACCCTTTCCAGTGCAGCTACAGCTTTCCATTGGCTTTGGGTAACAGGATATTTCCCCATGAAAAAAGGTTGAATCGTCACTAAATGTTGGGGACTTTCAGAGTTATATCTTTCTATTTCATCCCTGGGGGAACCCATCATAAATTGACCCCCAGGAATGGCAACCATTTCTAAAACTAAGCCATTATTTAAGTTGTCTATA contains the following coding sequences:
- the lepB gene encoding signal peptidase I — encoded protein: MQNQVSDKNSSQQPDHSWIAELGRTVVLSIVLALGIRTFVAEARWIPSGSMEPTLHGTPNQWEADKIIVDKLKYKFSEPQRGDIVVFSPTDELQKEQYHDAFIKRVIGLPGEKVELKNGKVFINNKPLPEANYLSSQQRTVIDVCTSGQQPPFLAQPQTIPQNSYLVLGDNRNSSYDSRCWGVVPRQNIIGRAVLRFWPLNHVGGIDKSPLYP